TGATAATCCACGGTTATTCGCACAGAAGTATCAGCATAATATATTACGTGCTTACGATATTTCTGGGCTATATTTCAATAATGTCAAGATCAATGCTATTATCAACAAAGATACCGGCAATGATCTGTCTGTTGTTCTTTTTGGCCGCGGGTTCGGTCATCGCCGAAAGGCTGGGAAAAAAACATGCTAAAAAGCATAATTAAAAGACTTGAGCCGTTCCTCCGGGAGAACAAGCTGGCAATATTGCTTTCTGTCGATGTTATCTCGATGACCGCGTCAATATTATTGTCGGTCGTCCTGCTTGAACAGAACAACTGGGCGGATATCGCCGCTTTTATCTTTCATTACTGGTGGATATTCCCGTTCATCATCGCGTTCAGGATAGGTGTCTTCAGGAATTACGGCCTGTACCACTGGGCCTGGCAATATATGAGCGTAAAAGAGGTCCTGTCACTGATAAAGGCGATCGTGTTAAGTTCGATGCTCGTTTTGATGAGCCTGATAATCTTAAGCCAGAGGGATTTCCCTTTTTCTCTTCTCGTGATAGAAGCGTTCCTGTGCTTTGCGGCTATCGGCTCCACGAGACTTATCATAAGATTGTGGAAGGAATCGCAATCAAGGCTGCATTATGAAGGAGAAGAGCGGAGAGCCCTGATAGTAGGCGCGGGAGACGCGGGAGAGACCATACTCAGGGAGATGCAGAAAAATCCGCAGTTGAAATATGTCCCCGTAGGTTTTGTTGACGACAATTTATCAAAACGGGGCGTGTTCATACATCATCTTCCCGTTTTAGGCTCTTCCCAGGAGATCCCGGAAATCGTGGAAAACAATGAAATTGATGAAATAATAATCGCGATACCTACCGCCAGCAGAAAGCAGATCAGGAAGATCGTCGGTTATTGCGAGGAAACCAAAGCTAAATTCAAGATCGTTCCGGGAATATACGAATTGATCGACGGTACGGTCCATGTGGCGCAGATAAGAAATGTCGAGATCGAAGATCTTTTGGGGAGAGAGACGATCACGCTCGACAATAAGAGCATTTCTTCGTACATATCCGATTCGGTGATCATGGTCACGGGAGCGGGAGGCTCTATCGGGTCTGAGCTTTGCAGAAAGATCGCGATGTTCAATCCCAAAGAATTGGTCTGTATCGGAAAAGGGGAGAACAGTATTTTTGATATCGAAGCGGAACTCACGGATAAATATCCGTTCCTGGAGATACGGCCTTTTATCGCAGATATACGCGACAAGGCGAGGATGGAAAATATATTCAAACGGACAAAACCGGATGTCATTTTCCATGCCGCGGCGCACAAACACGTGTATCTGATGGAGAGAGACGCCGATGAAGCGGTGCTGAACAATATAATGGGAACAAAAAATATGGCAGAACTGGCAAAAAAATATAAAGCAAAGGAATTTGTGCTGATATCCACGGATAAAGCGGTCAATCCGTCCAGTGTCATGGGCGCGACAAAAAGAATAGCGGAAATGACAATAAAATCTCTGGCGGACAGCCAAAGCGATACTAAATTCGTTTCCGTCAGGTTCGGCAACGTTCTGGGAAGCAGAGGAAGCGTCGTCCAGATATTCAAGAAACAGATAGCCGAGGGAGGTCCAGTTACTGTCACCCATCCCGAAGCAACAAGATATTTTATGACCATACAGGAGGCGGCGCAGCTGGTCATCCAGGCAGGCGCAATGGGCAGCGGCGGAGAAACATTCATCCTTGATATGGGAGAGCCCGTGAAGATCCTGGACCTGGCAAAAGACCTTATAAGGCTGTCGGGGCTTGAAATGGGCATCGATATTGATATAAAATTCGTAGGTTTAAAACCCGGCGAAAAGCTGTATGAAGAATTGCTGACCACTGAAGAAGGCACTAAAGCCACAAAACACGAAAAAATATTTGTTGCTCCGGCAGCCATGATCGACAGGGGCAGACTGGATGATATTATTGATAAACTTGAGAAAGCGGCGGAAGAAGGGCATTGCGAAGAAATAAAAGCCTTATTAAAGGTAACCGCTAAATAAATATATGGAAAACATAAAAGCCCATTTATTACTGGCGCTGAAATTGATAATGGACGCGGTCTCGATCGCGGCGGCATATGTCCTGTCATATTATATAAAATTCGGTTTCTCGTCTAATCCGGACAAATTCATATCAACATACCTGAAATACCTGTTTTTTTTGATAATTATGTGGCTGGTCATCCTTAATCTTCTCGGATTGTTCAAGCCCTACGGCCAGCAAACATCCTGGCTGAATAAACTTAAGATCATAGTGATCGCCGGAATAATATCCACAGCGCTTAATTATCTCGTGGTCTGGTTTTTTTATAAAGAAGCGATCTTTTCGCTGTCTGTCATACTGCTCGGCTCAATAATATCGGCCGTTCTTTTGACGGCGACTTCTTTCGTCATCCACATATTTTCTTCAAAGCTGCATTAGGACCATATGTTATGCGCATAGCCATTAATGCGGGTCTCTTGTCGGAGCGGGCCTTCGGCATCAGGACATATCTGGAGAACCTTGTCAGGGCGCTTCTTGTAATCGACGGCAAGAACCGGTATTTCCTGCTGGCAGGCGGTGATGATATCGCGCGTCCGGCCGGCAATGCAAGCGTGGTAAAGCCCGCCTGGGCATTAAACAATTATTTTTTGCGCAACCTGTGGGAGCAGACAGCGCTGCCGCTCCTGCTTGACAGGATCTCACCCGATATATTCCACAGTCCCGACCATATACTGCCGCTGATGCCGGCAAAAGGAAGAAAGGTCATAACCGTCCACGACCTGGCTTTTTTCAGGCTGCCGGGCGCTTATTCGTTAAGAAAAAGGGCCTTCAAGCATCTGATAACGCCGGTAACGGTCAGGCGGGCCGACAGGATCATCGCGGATTCGGATAACACTAAGAAGGATATCATCGAATATTTCGGGACGGACCCGGAAAAGATCGACGTGATCCATCTCGGGGTCGGGGAAGAGTTCAAGGTCATCAGTGATGAGGCGGCGCTGGGGCGCGCGCGCGAAAAATACGGACTGAACAGACCGTTCATCATGTTCGTCGGCACGATCGAGCCCAGAAAGAACATCAAAAGGCTGGTGGAAGCTTTTATTTCAGCCGTGAAAGACAAAAAGATAAGCGAAGACCTTGTCATAGTCGGCAATAATGGCTGGCTGTTTAAAGATATCCTCAGTTTCATAAAAGAACAGGGCATGGGAAGGGTGAAGATCATTGATTCTATGCGGCAGGAAGACCTTCCTCTGGTCTATAACTGCGCCGAACTTTTCATCTATCCGTCGCTTTACGAAGGATTCGGGCTGCCTCCGCTTGAGGCGATGGCGTGTGGCGTGCCGACAGTAACATCAAACACTTCCTCTTTGCCGGAGGTCGTAGGCGACGCCGCGATCAAGGTGAACCCGTGCAATACGGGCAATATTTCAGACGCGATAGTCCAGGTGCTATCGGACCCTCGGATCAAAAAGAGCCTGTCGGAAAAAGGGCTCGAGAGGGCAAAGCTGTTCACATGGGAAGCCGCGGCAAGACGGACAATAGCAACTTATGAAAAGGTTTTAAGATGACGATGAAAGTCGCGTTGGTCCATGACTGGCTGACGGGTATGGGCGGCGCGGAAAGGGTCCTGGAGGACCTGTGCGGGATCTTTCCGGAAGCTCCGGTATATACTTCCGTCTGCGATAAAGACAGACTTTCCGATACTCTGAGAAAAAAAGATATAAGGACATCGTTCATCCAAAAACTCCCTTTCGCAAAGCAAAGATACAGGGATTATCTGCCCCTGAT
This sequence is a window from Candidatus Saganbacteria bacterium. Protein-coding genes within it:
- a CDS encoding nucleoside-diphosphate sugar epimerase/dehydratase, translated to MLKSIIKRLEPFLRENKLAILLSVDVISMTASILLSVVLLEQNNWADIAAFIFHYWWIFPFIIAFRIGVFRNYGLYHWAWQYMSVKEVLSLIKAIVLSSMLVLMSLIILSQRDFPFSLLVIEAFLCFAAIGSTRLIIRLWKESQSRLHYEGEERRALIVGAGDAGETILREMQKNPQLKYVPVGFVDDNLSKRGVFIHHLPVLGSSQEIPEIVENNEIDEIIIAIPTASRKQIRKIVGYCEETKAKFKIVPGIYELIDGTVHVAQIRNVEIEDLLGRETITLDNKSISSYISDSVIMVTGAGGSIGSELCRKIAMFNPKELVCIGKGENSIFDIEAELTDKYPFLEIRPFIADIRDKARMENIFKRTKPDVIFHAAAHKHVYLMERDADEAVLNNIMGTKNMAELAKKYKAKEFVLISTDKAVNPSSVMGATKRIAEMTIKSLADSQSDTKFVSVRFGNVLGSRGSVVQIFKKQIAEGGPVTVTHPEATRYFMTIQEAAQLVIQAGAMGSGGETFILDMGEPVKILDLAKDLIRLSGLEMGIDIDIKFVGLKPGEKLYEELLTTEEGTKATKHEKIFVAPAAMIDRGRLDDIIDKLEKAAEEGHCEEIKALLKVTAK
- a CDS encoding glycosyltransferase family 1 protein, producing MRIAINAGLLSERAFGIRTYLENLVRALLVIDGKNRYFLLAGGDDIARPAGNASVVKPAWALNNYFLRNLWEQTALPLLLDRISPDIFHSPDHILPLMPAKGRKVITVHDLAFFRLPGAYSLRKRAFKHLITPVTVRRADRIIADSDNTKKDIIEYFGTDPEKIDVIHLGVGEEFKVISDEAALGRAREKYGLNRPFIMFVGTIEPRKNIKRLVEAFISAVKDKKISEDLVIVGNNGWLFKDILSFIKEQGMGRVKIIDSMRQEDLPLVYNCAELFIYPSLYEGFGLPPLEAMACGVPTVTSNTSSLPEVVGDAAIKVNPCNTGNISDAIVQVLSDPRIKKSLSEKGLERAKLFTWEAAARRTIATYEKVLR